One Thermoanaerobaculum aquaticum genomic window, AGCCCCGAGCCTGCCCTCACCTCGCTGGAAGAAGCCGAACGCAGCCACATCCTGGAGGTGCTGTCCCGGGTGGGGGGCAACCGCAGCCAAGCGGCGCGGCTTCTGGGCATCGATCGCAAGACCCTGGCACGAAAGCTCAAGCGCTTTGGCATCAATTTTGAAAACGAAAGCACTGGAGAGGGTGAACCATGAAGTACGCTGGTGTCCTTTGCTTGTTGCTGTTGGCCGAGCCCAGCGCTGGGCCGCTGGAGTACCGTTTTGCGGAAGTGAAAAGTAAGGTGATCATCACCCACGGGCAAACGGAACGTCGAGCCCAGGTGGGCACGGTGGCCCTGGCCGGTGACCGGGTGCGCACCGGCTGGTTTGGCCGGGCGGTGATCGAGGTTCCCACCCGCGGCTCCCGCTTCGAGCTTTTCCCCCTCACCCAGGCGGTGCTAGCCGGGGAGCAACCGGGGGTGCTCATCGAGCTGAAGCGCGGCAGGCTCTGGGCGGTTTTTGAGGCCATCACCGGCCAGGAGGAGCGCTTGGTGGCCACACCCGGAGCCATCCTGGCGGTGCGGGGAACAGCTTACGGCCTGGAAGTGGACCGCAGCGCCAACGTTGAGCTGGCGGTTTTTGAAGGCACGGTGGAGGTGCGCTCCAGCTTGCCGGAGGTTCCGCCGCTTCTGGTTCCTGCCGGGCACTTCTGCACCTTTTCCCCCGCCCGGCAACCCTTTTCCCGCCCCATGCCGCAAGGGATGAGCCCGGAAATGTGGCGGCATGGGGGCGGCATGGGCGGTATGCGCCCGGGGGATATGGGCGGACGCGGTGCCGGCGGCATGGGTGACAGCACCCGCCGTCCCCCTTCCGGCATGGGGCCCCACCGGCACTGAGGGCCCTAGGGGCAGCTTGCCCCAGGGGTGAGGCAGGACACCCCAGCCAGCCGGCAAAAGGGCCTTCCAGGAACAGCAGGGTTGTGGCATGAAAGGTGCATAAGTCTCAAGCGGGCCTGAGGGCCCTAGAAAAGGAGGCAACAGAGATGAAAAAAATCCTAGCAATTTCGGTCTTGGTTCTGGGCTTGGCCACTACGGGCTTTGCGCAGATGGGGATGGGAGGGGGCATGGACGGCATGGAGCCGGTGGTGGCACCCACCGGTGAGGTGCTGGTGGTTCGTCCCACCCTGGATCAACAGCAGTTCCCCAACGGCATGGAGCTGGTGGTCCTCTCCCCTGCGGGACAGGTCCTCTGGACCTGGCAGGCGCAAGCGGGGCTCGGTGAGGTCTTGGTGGTTGGGCAAACGGTGCTGGTGCCCGTGGGTATGGGCTTCTTCACCCCCAACAACAACACCACCACCAACGCTCAGCTGGTGGCCCTGCACCTGGCCAACGGCGTGGAGCTGTGGCGCCTGAACCTCCCCGGCATGGCTCACGGCCTCACCGCCGCCGGCGATCGGGTGTACGCCTTTGTGGGTGCCGGCCCCAACTCCACTCCTCAAAACCCGGGAGGAAACCAGGGTGGCCAGGGTGGTCAAGGGGGTATGGGTCGCGGCCACATGGGCGGCAACCGCGGCAACGGTGGCATGAACGGCAACGGCGGCATGAACCAGGGGCAAGGCCCCGGGGCCCGCACCCTGGTGGCCATCTCCCTCTCGGGACAGATCCTGTGGTCCTATCCACCCTTAAACTGAGGCCCTTGCGGGCAAAGCCACGAGGGGCGCTGCGGCGCCCCTCGTTTTTTTACGCCGGAAGCTTTTGCCTCTGTTACCGTGCCCGCTGGAAGACCCGCCAGAACACGCTGTACACCGTAGGCAAAACAAAAAGCGTCAGGGCAGTGCAGGTGACAAGCCCGCCAATGACCACCGTGGCCAGCGGCCGCTGCACCTCAGCACCGGAACCGGTGGCCAAAGCCATGGGTAAAAACCCCAGAGACGCCACCAGGGCGGTCATCAGCACCGGGCGCATGCGGGCCCCACAGGCTTCCTGGAGGACCTCAAAGACCGACCTGTTCCCCTGTTTTTCCAAACTGCGCACCTGGCTCATTAAAACCACGCCGTTGAGCACCGCCACACCAAACAGGGCAATGAAGCCCACCCCGGCCGAAATGGAAAAGGGCATGTCCCGCAGGGCCAGGGCAAAAACCCCGCCGGTAGCGGCCATGGGGATGTTGAGGTAAATCAAAGCGGCATGTTTCGCGCTGCCAAAGGTGAAGTAAAGCATGGCAAAAATGAGCGCCAACACCAAAGGCACCACCAGCGCCAGCCGCTTGCTGGCCGCCTCCAGGTTTTCAAACTGCCCTCCCCAGCGGATGAAGTAACCGGGCGGCAAAGAAACCTCCCGGGCCAGGCGCTCCTGCGCCTCAGCCACGAAGGAAGCCACGTCCCTACCCTGCACGTTAGCCTCCACCACGATCCGCCGACGCACCGCTTCCCGGCTAATTTGGGCCGGGCCGGTTTCCAGAGTGAGGTGCGCCAGTTGCCCCAGGGGGACCAGGGCTCCGGAAGGTGTGGCCACCGGCAGGTTGGCCAGGGCCTCCAGGCCGCGGGCAGCGTCGTCGCTGAAGCGCACCACCAGCGAAAAGCGCTTTTGCCCCTCAAACACCGTTCCCACCACCTTGCCGGCCCGGGAGGCCTCCACCGTGTCCAGCACCTCCCCCACCGAAACCCCGTAGCGGGCGCAGCGATCCCGATCCACCCGCACCCGCATGACCGGCAAGCCGGCGGTTTGCTCCAGCTTCACGTCCGCTGCCCCGGGCACTGCCGCTACCACCCGGCGAATGGCCTCCCCTTTTTCCCGAAGCACCTCCAGGTCATCCCCAAAGAGTTTGACCGCCACATCGGAGCGTACCCCCGCCAGCAGCTCGTTAAACCGCATTTCAATGGGCTGGGTGAAGGAAAAGCCGGTCCCCGGTACCTCTCGCTCCAGGGTTTCCCGCATCCGCTCCACCAGCTCACCCTTGGTTTTGGCTGTCTGCCACTGCCTTGGGTCCTTCAAAATCACAAACACATCGGCCAGCTCAATGCCCATGACGTCGGTGGCCAATTCGGGACTGCCCAGCCGGGTGACCACGGTGGCAACCTCCGGGAAGCGCCGGAGCACCTTTTCAATCCTGGTGGTCCCGGCCACCGCCTCGGACAACGCCACCGAGGGCAAGCGCACCGCGTTCATGGCGATATCCCCCTCGTCCAGCCGGGGGATGAACTCAGCACCCAAACGCGCCGCCACCACCCCACCCGCCACCACCGCAAGCACCGCCCCCGACACCACCAGGCCCGGCCGCCGCAGGCATCCCGAAAGCGCCTTCAGGTACAGAACCCGCAGGCGGCTTACGAACCGCGGTTCCTGGGCGTGGGCGATCTTCTTAAGCCACAGCGAGGCCAGCACCGGAATCAAGGTCAGGGTGAGCAAAAGAGAGGCCACCAACGCAAAGAGCACCGTAAAGGCCATGGGTTTGAACATCTTCCCCTCCACACCGGTGAGGGTGAGGATGGGCAGGTAAACCAGGATGATGATGCCAATGCCAAAGGCAATGGGCCGAACCACCTCGCCGGCCGCCTCGGCCACCTCCCGCCGGAGGTCCTTTTCGGAGCTACCCTGCTGCCCCAGCCGCCGCAGCACGTTTTCCACCAAAACCACCGCCCCGTCCACGATGAGCCCAAAGTCAATGGCCCCAAGGCTCATGAGGTTGGCGGAAAGGCGGGTCTGGGCCATCCCCAGAAAGGCAAAGAGCATGGAAAGGGGAATGGCCGAAGCCACAATGAGCCCCGCCCGCAGGTGGCCCAGAAAGGCAAAAAGCACCGCCACCACCAAGATAGCCCCCTCCACCAGGTTCTTCTCCACCGTGGCGATCACCCGCCGCACCAGCAAAGCCCGATCGTAGTAAGGCACAAGCTTTAAACCTTCGGGCAGAGAGGGCTGGATTTCCTCCAGTGCCCTGCGCACCCGGGTGGCCACATCTAGGGCGTTTTCCCCGGCCAGCATTTGCACTATGCCAATGACCGTTTCCCCCCGGCCGTTGGCGGTGGCGGCGCCGATGCGCAGCATGGACCCCTCCCGCACCTGGGCCACGCTTCCCACCGTCACCGGCACCCCGTTTTCATCGGTTTTTAAAACGATCTTGGCAATGTCCTCCAGCGACCCCACCATCCCTTCGCCGCGGATCACCACCTGCTCCTGGTTGTGCTCGATGTAGCCGCCCCCGGCGTTGCGGGTCCCCTGGGCTACCGCTTGGAACACCTCCCGCAGGGAAAGCCCGTAGGCCACCAGCCGCCGGGGGTCCACCACCACTTCGTACTGCTTGGGGAGCCCACCCCACACGTTCACCTCGGTAACCCCCGGCACCGCCCGCAGCCTGGGGGCAATGAGCCAATCCAAGATGGTCCGCCGCTCCATGGGGGAAAAGGAGTCCCCTTCCACCGTGAACATGAACACCTCGCCCAGGCCGGTGGACACCGGCCCCAACTCGGGATTGCCAAACCCTTCGGGGATTTGCTCCCGGGCCTGGGCCAACCGCTCGGAGACCAGCTGGCGGGCAAAGTACACGTTCACGTGGTCGGCAAACACCACCGTCACCGCGGAAAGACCGTAGCGGGTGACCGAACGGATTTCCTTGAGGTTGGGCAAGCCGTTCATAGCGGCTTCAATGGGGTAGGTGACGTACTGCTCCATTTCCAGAGGCCCCAGGGCCGGGGCTTTGGTGAGGATTTGCACCTGCACGTTGGTGATGTCGGGAACCGCGTCAATGGGCAGGCGGTACAGGGCCGCCACCCCGGCCACCACCAAAAGGGCGGTAGCCAGCAGCACCAAGCTGCGGTTTTTCAAGCTCCATTCCACGATTCTTGCCAGCATGGTCAGTCCTCCCCCACCAGGGCTTCCCGGGAAAACTCGGACTTGAGCACAAAGGACCCCTCACTCACCACCTCCTCGCCGGCCGCCAAGCCCGAAAGCACCTCGGTGTAGCCGTCAAAGCTGTGGCCCACGGTCACCGCCCGGCGCACGAACACCCCGCCCCCCAGGTGGACAAACACCACCGGCTGGGAGTCCATGGTTTGCAGGGCCCCTTGGGGCACCGCCAGTTTCGGGGTTTCCCCGCCTTCCCCATGGGGGACCATGATTTTCGCGGTGACGAACATGCCGGGGCGCAGCTTTTCCTGGGGGTTGGGCACGGTGGCGCGGACCCGCACCGTGCGGGTAGCCGGGTCCACCACCGAGCCCACAAAGTCCACCTTTCCGGCAAAGCTCTCGTGGGGAAAGGCCTCGGCCTCCACCGTCACCGGCAAACCCTCCCGCAGCACCGCCAGGTCCTTCTCGTAGGCCTGCAGGAAAACCCACACTGAAGTGAGGTCGGCCACGGTGACCAGCGGCTGCAGCGCCTCAAAAAGCGCCCCGGGGGTGACCTTGCGGTCAATCACGCGGCCGGCAAAAGGAGCGGTGAGCGTGAGCGAAGCCGCTCCCCCCAAGGAACGCGCAGGGTCGTGGCTGTTTACCGATTGCCGCAGCCGGTCCACCGCTTCCTGCGACTCCCCGTAAAGGTGCAGGGTGCGCTCGGCCGCCTCGGCGGCCGCTTTTTTCACCAGGTACTCCCCTTCTCGCGCATGCAGCTCACCGGCGGCAATGGCCTTGGCTTCCGCTAAGGCGCGGGCCCGCTGCAGTGCCCGCTCGGCAACGTTGAGCTCGGCCAGGGCCCGCACCAGCTCCTCCCGGGCCCGCCCCAGCTCCACCGATTCCAGCCGCAAGATCGGGTCCCCGGGGGAAACCCGCTGCCCCAAATCCACCGCAATTTCCGCCACCCGCCCCTTGACGTTGGCGGCCAGGTGCAGCAAGCGGTTTTCGTTGTAGCCCACGCTGCCGTTAAGCACCATCACGTGGGGCAGCACCATGGGCTGCACCTTGAAGGTGCGGATCCCCGACTCGGCCATGACCCGCTCACTTAGCCGGATGCTGTTCGGGGGCAGCTCGGTTTTTGTGTGCTCATCTTCGGCCACGCTTTCGGTCTTTGGCTTTTGACAGGCCGTGGCCAACATCAAGGCCCACAGCAACAGCAAGGTTCCGTTTATGGCTTTCCAAGCTTTTTTCATGGCTTTTCCTCCTGAACGATTTGGTAAGCATTTGGGCCTTCGGCTTTCACCCCAGCCTCCACCCCCAGCGGCGGGCCCATGGGCAAAGCCGCCAGGCTTTCCAGCTCCACGCGCCAGAGGTGCAGCTGCCGCCGGGCCTCCAGCTCTTCCAGAGCCACCGCTTGCCAGGAGCGCCGGGCGTCTAAGGCATCCAAAAGCGAGGTTTCACCCTGGCGCAGGGAAAAATCAGAAAGTTCCTGGGCGCGCTGGGCCAAAGGCAAAGCGGTTTGCCGCAGCCTTTCAGCCACCTGCAGCGCACCCCTCAGGCGCTCGGCCGCCGCCCGCACCGCCGCCGCCACTTCCCGCTGGCTGGCCTCCAGCTCCGCCTGCACTTGCCGCAACCGCGCTGCCGCTGCTGCCCGTTGCCCGCGGTTGGCGTTCCAGAGGGGCAGGCGGAAGCTCAAAGAGAGAGCCTGGGAACGGGTATCCACGTCCTCGCTGCGTTCCCAGCGGGCCACCACCGTGGGGCTGCGCTCCCCGGAAACCAGGGAAAGGCGGGCCCGAGCCGCCGCCACCTGCGCTTCCCGCTCGGCCAGTATGGGGTTTTGGGCCAGCGCCCGGGCCACCAAATCTTGATCTTCAAGACCCGGCACCGACCCCCCCAAGCGACCCTCCAGCCGGAAGGAAGCGGGCAACCTACCGGCCAACCGCGCCAGCACCCCGGCCAATGCTTGCACTTCCGCCTGGGCCAGCTGCAGCTCCCGGCCCACCCGCTCCAGCTCCACCAGAAGCCGCAAGCGCTCCAGCTCCCGGCTTTCCCCCAGCTCCACCCGCAAGGCCATGAGCTGGGCCAATTCGGCGGTGAGCTGGTGCTGCTGGCTCACGATGTCCACCCGCTCCTGGGCGGCCGCCAGCTCCACCACCAACGCCCGCACCCGGGCCCTCACCTCCAGCTGGGTGCGGGCCAAAGCACCCGCAGCCTCCCTCACACCGGCCGCCGCCACTGCCTTACCGGGCCGGTAGCTCCAGGGCAACGGCACCTCCCAGGCCACCGCCCCAAGACCGCGGGTGGCAGCAGCGGCTCCCAGGCGCTCGCGGCTGTGTAAAGCCCCCACCTCCAGCACCGGATCGGGCAAGAGCCGGGCCGCCTTGAGCTCGCCTTCGGCAGCCTCCAGCGCCGCTTGGGCGGCCGTGATTTCCGGAAAAGCGGCCAGCACCTGCTGCTCCAGCACCTCCGGCGAGATGACCGGCGGTGCGGAAAACGCGGTGGCCCCCACCAAAAGCAAAGAGCTATGCAAACACGCTGACAGCACACACACCTTCATTCCTACCTCCTTGGGTTTTGACAGCAAAAACTTGAGTTTTGCTTGCGGAAAATGCTAAAGCGTTGAAAGGAAAAAGCTGGGGTCTAAATCAAAAGGAACACCGTGCGCCAGGCACGGCAAGGGGGAAGGAGGAAAGCTGCGGTGCGCAGCTCCGGGAAGGCTGGAGGCTGGGGCGGCACCACCTCCAGGCACGCTCCTAAGCTCGCGGAAACAACAGCCGGGGTTTGCCCCGCCCGCGCCGGAACCGGCGTATCCGAGCAGGAGTCCGAGCCGCTGGGAACCCACGCTGAGGTGGCCGGCCCCTCCGGGGCGCAAGCTCCCTCCTCGATGCAGCACACCACGTTCCAGGCCCCCAGCACCACCTTGCCCGAGGCTTCCCGGCAAAGGGCCGGCGATACCAGCATCAGGAGCGGCACCAGCAGAGCTCCCCAAAAGGAGCTCCACCGGGTCAACGCTCGCCATCTCCCGTGCTTCTTCAAAACCC contains:
- a CDS encoding FecR domain-containing protein — its product is MKYAGVLCLLLLAEPSAGPLEYRFAEVKSKVIITHGQTERRAQVGTVALAGDRVRTGWFGRAVIEVPTRGSRFELFPLTQAVLAGEQPGVLIELKRGRLWAVFEAITGQEERLVATPGAILAVRGTAYGLEVDRSANVELAVFEGTVEVRSSLPEVPPLLVPAGHFCTFSPARQPFSRPMPQGMSPEMWRHGGGMGGMRPGDMGGRGAGGMGDSTRRPPSGMGPHRH
- a CDS encoding efflux RND transporter permease subunit, producing MLARIVEWSLKNRSLVLLATALLVVAGVAALYRLPIDAVPDITNVQVQILTKAPALGPLEMEQYVTYPIEAAMNGLPNLKEIRSVTRYGLSAVTVVFADHVNVYFARQLVSERLAQAREQIPEGFGNPELGPVSTGLGEVFMFTVEGDSFSPMERRTILDWLIAPRLRAVPGVTEVNVWGGLPKQYEVVVDPRRLVAYGLSLREVFQAVAQGTRNAGGGYIEHNQEQVVIRGEGMVGSLEDIAKIVLKTDENGVPVTVGSVAQVREGSMLRIGAATANGRGETVIGIVQMLAGENALDVATRVRRALEEIQPSLPEGLKLVPYYDRALLVRRVIATVEKNLVEGAILVVAVLFAFLGHLRAGLIVASAIPLSMLFAFLGMAQTRLSANLMSLGAIDFGLIVDGAVVLVENVLRRLGQQGSSEKDLRREVAEAAGEVVRPIAFGIGIIILVYLPILTLTGVEGKMFKPMAFTVLFALVASLLLTLTLIPVLASLWLKKIAHAQEPRFVSRLRVLYLKALSGCLRRPGLVVSGAVLAVVAGGVVAARLGAEFIPRLDEGDIAMNAVRLPSVALSEAVAGTTRIEKVLRRFPEVATVVTRLGSPELATDVMGIELADVFVILKDPRQWQTAKTKGELVERMRETLEREVPGTGFSFTQPIEMRFNELLAGVRSDVAVKLFGDDLEVLREKGEAIRRVVAAVPGAADVKLEQTAGLPVMRVRVDRDRCARYGVSVGEVLDTVEASRAGKVVGTVFEGQKRFSLVVRFSDDAARGLEALANLPVATPSGALVPLGQLAHLTLETGPAQISREAVRRRIVVEANVQGRDVASFVAEAQERLAREVSLPPGYFIRWGGQFENLEAASKRLALVVPLVLALIFAMLYFTFGSAKHAALIYLNIPMAATGGVFALALRDMPFSISAGVGFIALFGVAVLNGVVLMSQVRSLEKQGNRSVFEVLQEACGARMRPVLMTALVASLGFLPMALATGSGAEVQRPLATVVIGGLVTCTALTLFVLPTVYSVFWRVFQRAR
- a CDS encoding efflux RND transporter periplasmic adaptor subunit yields the protein MKKAWKAINGTLLLLWALMLATACQKPKTESVAEDEHTKTELPPNSIRLSERVMAESGIRTFKVQPMVLPHVMVLNGSVGYNENRLLHLAANVKGRVAEIAVDLGQRVSPGDPILRLESVELGRAREELVRALAELNVAERALQRARALAEAKAIAAGELHAREGEYLVKKAAAEAAERTLHLYGESQEAVDRLRQSVNSHDPARSLGGAASLTLTAPFAGRVIDRKVTPGALFEALQPLVTVADLTSVWVFLQAYEKDLAVLREGLPVTVEAEAFPHESFAGKVDFVGSVVDPATRTVRVRATVPNPQEKLRPGMFVTAKIMVPHGEGGETPKLAVPQGALQTMDSQPVVFVHLGGGVFVRRAVTVGHSFDGYTEVLSGLAAGEEVVSEGSFVLKSEFSREALVGED
- a CDS encoding TolC family protein; the protein is MKVCVLSACLHSSLLLVGATAFSAPPVISPEVLEQQVLAAFPEITAAQAALEAAEGELKAARLLPDPVLEVGALHSRERLGAAAATRGLGAVAWEVPLPWSYRPGKAVAAAGVREAAGALARTQLEVRARVRALVVELAAAQERVDIVSQQHQLTAELAQLMALRVELGESRELERLRLLVELERVGRELQLAQAEVQALAGVLARLAGRLPASFRLEGRLGGSVPGLEDQDLVARALAQNPILAEREAQVAAARARLSLVSGERSPTVVARWERSEDVDTRSQALSLSFRLPLWNANRGQRAAAAARLRQVQAELEASQREVAAAVRAAAERLRGALQVAERLRQTALPLAQRAQELSDFSLRQGETSLLDALDARRSWQAVALEELEARRQLHLWRVELESLAALPMGPPLGVEAGVKAEGPNAYQIVQEEKP